The following proteins come from a genomic window of Dromaius novaehollandiae isolate bDroNov1 chromosome 19, bDroNov1.hap1, whole genome shotgun sequence:
- the CA4 gene encoding carbonic anhydrase 4, whose translation MELLFLVLLSLHILKTEALGHWCYQSQKHELPNCEDPRKWYLINNTCKGNKQSPINIVTKNVIYDRSLKPLNFEGYNVKGSSKWNLENNGHTVKATFSTSPKIGGGGLRRKYKAIELHFHWGVEDIHYLPGSEHSIDGEKAAMELHIVHIREDLSDITEAKKNEDGVAVLAFFIEVGDENKKYATLINELDNVKYKGKTGQMNPLPLDSLIPREEDLTRYYRYTGSLTTPDCHENVIWTVFEKPVELSLAQVSQFSVVLFGGKNSTRMIENFRPVQLLNDRSVYWSGTSPLLPPAKVLMLVPILTYVLSSLFQ comes from the exons GCCACTGGTGCTATCAGTCACAGAAGCACGAACTGCCAAACTGTGAAG ATCCTCGAAAATGGTATTTAATAAACAACACTTGCAAAGGAAACAAACAGTCACCTATCAATATTGTCACCAAAAATGTCATTTACGACCGCAGCCTGAAGCCACTGAATTTTGAAGGATACAATGTCAAGGGGTCTTCAAAATGGAACCTAGAAAATAATGGACATACAG TTAAAGCAACATTTAGCACATCCCCTAAAATTGGAGGCGGAGGTctgagaagaaaatacaaagcCATCGAACTTCATTTCCACTGGGGAGTCGAAGACATCCACTACCTACCTGGGTCAGAGCACAGCATTGATGGGGAAAAAGCAGCTATGGAG CTTCATATTGTCCACATAAGAGAAGATCTTTCAGATAtaacagaagcaaagaaaaatgaggaCGGTGTGGCTGTGTTAGCATTCTTTATAGAG gTTGGAGAcgaaaataaaaaatatgcaaCTCTAATAAATGAATTAGACAATGTTAAATACAAAG GGAAAACAGGACAGATGAACCCTTTGCCACTGGACTCTCTTATCCCACGTGAAGAAGATCTGACAAGATACTACCGGTATACAGGGTCCCTCACCACCCCGGACTGCCACGAGAATGTCATCTGGACCGTGTTTGAGAAGCCAGTGGAGCTCAGTCTTGCTCAG GTTTCTCAGTTCTCAGTGGTTCTCTTTGGTGGCAAGAACTCAACACGCATGATTGAAAATTTCCGGCCTGTTCAGCTTCTGAATGACCGAAGCGTGTACTGGTCTGGTACCagccccctgctgcctcctgctaaGGTTTTAATGTTGGTCCCAATCCTGACATATGTCTTGAGTTCTCTCTTTCAATGA